In one Thermanaerovibrio velox DSM 12556 genomic region, the following are encoded:
- a CDS encoding carbon starvation CstA family protein, which yields MLLGLLVFALAVFAVCYRFYGNRMAELYALDPNKDTPAVVLCDGVDFCPAHPSVLLGHHFSSIAGAGPIVGPITAASMFGWLPAYIWCLIGSAFVGGPHDMGSLVASMRHEGKSVGEVVDRWIGRKGKVLFLCFTILALVLVVAVFLQLAANSFAADPAVAFSGMLYILLAMVFGVMVYRYRISLLWATVVMVPIVIYACWYGNDAQWVQDVFSLPVETWRWILAVYIFAASVLPVWLLLQPRDYLASYFLYFSVIIGGVGMLLGRGSDFAVTLPAFKGFSAGNQYLWPMLFVVVACGAISGFHSLVGSGTTSKQLRKETDAVAVGYGSMLLEGVVAVIAIGTVMISGSVDQGGPVVTYAKGFGKFAGLLGINPKVGVSLGLLAINSFILTSLDTATRLTRYQIQELTNYKVDKYSATLITVVGALVLLLVKIHGADGKEVPAWAAIWPVFGASNQMVAALALLSVSVWVAKGLKKDNSFLMVPMWFMLVTTVGALAIMIKDNLMLATPNYILVVPSVLLMILAILMVKEAFGALKKDAL from the coding sequence TTGCTTCTAGGGCTTTTGGTATTCGCTTTGGCCGTTTTTGCGGTGTGTTATCGTTTTTACGGCAATAGGATGGCTGAACTTTATGCTCTTGACCCCAACAAGGACACCCCCGCGGTGGTCCTTTGCGATGGCGTGGACTTTTGTCCTGCCCATCCGTCCGTGTTGTTGGGGCATCATTTCTCCTCCATAGCCGGAGCGGGTCCCATAGTGGGGCCCATAACTGCGGCCTCCATGTTCGGCTGGCTCCCGGCCTACATATGGTGTCTTATCGGATCCGCTTTTGTCGGTGGCCCCCACGACATGGGCTCCCTGGTCGCCTCCATGAGGCACGAGGGAAAGTCCGTTGGGGAGGTGGTGGACCGATGGATAGGCCGGAAGGGCAAGGTTCTTTTCCTATGCTTTACCATACTGGCGTTGGTGCTTGTGGTGGCGGTGTTCCTTCAGCTGGCGGCCAACTCCTTCGCTGCGGATCCCGCGGTGGCCTTCTCTGGCATGCTGTACATATTGCTAGCCATGGTTTTTGGGGTGATGGTATATCGCTACAGAATTTCCCTGCTTTGGGCCACAGTGGTTATGGTGCCAATAGTCATATATGCCTGTTGGTACGGAAACGATGCCCAGTGGGTTCAGGATGTGTTCTCCCTGCCCGTTGAGACCTGGCGTTGGATCCTGGCGGTTTACATATTTGCCGCGTCGGTTTTGCCCGTGTGGCTTCTCCTGCAGCCCCGGGACTACTTAGCGTCCTATTTCCTGTACTTCTCGGTGATCATAGGCGGTGTGGGCATGCTGCTTGGAAGGGGATCCGACTTCGCGGTTACCCTGCCCGCGTTCAAAGGTTTCTCCGCTGGGAACCAGTACCTTTGGCCCATGCTTTTTGTGGTGGTGGCTTGTGGAGCCATATCGGGCTTCCACTCCCTTGTTGGCAGCGGCACCACGTCCAAGCAGCTCCGCAAGGAGACCGACGCCGTTGCAGTGGGCTATGGCTCCATGCTCCTTGAAGGCGTAGTGGCTGTGATAGCCATAGGTACGGTCATGATAAGCGGTTCGGTGGATCAGGGAGGTCCAGTGGTCACTTACGCCAAGGGCTTTGGGAAGTTTGCAGGCCTTTTGGGCATCAACCCAAAGGTTGGTGTCTCCCTTGGGCTTTTGGCCATAAACTCCTTCATCCTTACATCCCTTGACACCGCCACGAGGCTCACCAGGTATCAGATACAGGAGCTGACCAACTACAAGGTTGATAAGTACAGCGCTACCCTAATAACCGTTGTGGGAGCCCTGGTTCTTTTGTTGGTCAAGATCCATGGGGCGGACGGCAAGGAGGTGCCCGCTTGGGCCGCCATATGGCCGGTCTTCGGGGCTTCGAACCAGATGGTGGCCGCCCTTGCCCTGTTGTCCGTGTCGGTTTGGGTGGCCAAGGGGCTCAAGAAGGACAACTCGTTCCTCATGGTCCCCATGTGGTTTATGTTGGTCACAACCGTTGGCGCCCTTGCAATAATGATCAAGGATAACCTCATGCTGGCCACTCCTAACTACATCTTGGTGGTTCCCTCGGTTCTCCTGATGATCCTTGCAATCCTCATGGTGAAGGAGGCCTTTGGAGCCCTTAAGAAGGACGCCCTTTGA
- a CDS encoding heavy-metal-associated domain-containing protein produces the protein MMSIKVEDMSCGHCVDRISKALREAGVEDFTVDLSSKKVILQSDDRGSLETALEAIEEAGYDCREGE, from the coding sequence ATGATGAGCATAAAGGTTGAGGATATGTCCTGCGGCCACTGCGTGGACCGCATATCAAAGGCCCTCAGGGAAGCGGGAGTTGAGGATTTCACCGTTGATCTCTCGTCGAAGAAAGTGATCCTTCAGTCCGATGACCGGGGCAGCCTTGAGACTGCGCTTGAGGCCATCGAGGAAGCTGGATACGATTGCAGGGAGGGGGAGTGA
- a CDS encoding heavy metal translocating P-type ATPase gives MSDLELTKRTYRVSGMTCATCARMLQKGLSKVQGVSFVSVDLATETALVICGKEVSEEALLAAAERAGYPMVPFSEAPDSRENQRYRASVMNLAIAAVLSTPVWFNMAYHMFLHRHAPLGPLVEAVLAFLAVFAGGRSIFRSAWIALSHRHANMDVLIGIGAAAGSFTGFLNVVSPEVPSFAAVGTMMVVLHLTGRFIESRLRDRALKKVRSLMDMKPRMARVLEEGREELVPEEFLKVGQVVRVLPGERIPVDGLIIDGVSSVDESFITGESDLPTRGAGDPVVSGSLNLTGPLIIRADKVGDESFVSRMLQMVRESQGARTPIQALADRITMYFVPVVISLAVLSGVLWLAMEGPMEFIRGFVLSSLGLNITRTAWPWLYASMATLVIACPCALGLATPMALAVAAGEASSCGVLIRDGEAFQELKSVGAVVLDKTGTLTMGRPAVVRCHLPDWALGSLLSIESSSSHPIAKAVVAHISSSFAVERVEVDDLREVPGEGIFGVIAGEDWFVGRPSDSKWTSWAQDGLTVVEVRKGGEVLGALGLRDPLREDSLEALRALKERGVEVIMATGDSEEVAMRVAKETGIGSWRGRMKPEDKLALVHSLQSKGLKVAMVGDGINDAASLKGANVGIAMGSGLDLAIDSADLVLVRPGLSGVVRAFDISRGLSRVIAQNLAGAFGYNLVFIPLAMLGVMHPMLAELAMLCSSITVIINSLRIRSRE, from the coding sequence TTGTCTGACTTAGAATTAACAAAGAGGACGTACCGGGTATCCGGGATGACCTGCGCCACCTGCGCCAGGATGTTGCAGAAGGGGCTTTCGAAGGTACAGGGGGTAAGTTTTGTGTCCGTGGACCTTGCAACCGAGACTGCCTTGGTGATATGTGGCAAGGAGGTGTCGGAAGAGGCGTTGTTAGCCGCCGCGGAGAGGGCGGGATACCCGATGGTTCCGTTCTCTGAGGCCCCGGATTCTAGAGAGAACCAGCGATACAGGGCATCGGTGATGAATCTGGCTATTGCGGCTGTCCTTTCCACACCGGTATGGTTCAACATGGCTTACCACATGTTTCTGCATCGCCATGCTCCCCTTGGTCCCCTTGTGGAGGCGGTCCTTGCCTTTTTAGCCGTATTCGCCGGAGGAAGGAGCATCTTCCGCAGCGCATGGATAGCTTTGTCACACCGGCATGCCAACATGGATGTCCTGATAGGCATTGGTGCTGCGGCGGGTTCCTTTACCGGTTTTCTTAACGTGGTCTCCCCGGAGGTGCCGTCCTTTGCGGCCGTGGGGACCATGATGGTGGTGCTTCACCTGACCGGGAGGTTCATCGAGTCCAGGCTTAGGGACAGGGCCCTTAAGAAGGTGAGGAGCCTCATGGACATGAAACCCCGGATGGCCAGGGTGCTTGAGGAAGGCCGGGAGGAGCTAGTCCCGGAGGAGTTTCTTAAGGTGGGTCAGGTGGTAAGGGTTCTACCCGGGGAGCGGATACCAGTGGACGGGCTCATCATAGATGGCGTTTCCAGCGTGGATGAATCCTTCATAACCGGGGAGTCCGATCTGCCGACAAGAGGGGCAGGGGACCCGGTGGTTAGCGGTTCCTTGAACCTCACCGGTCCTCTGATAATACGGGCGGACAAGGTGGGGGATGAGTCATTCGTATCCCGGATGCTCCAGATGGTCCGGGAGTCCCAGGGGGCAAGGACGCCCATACAGGCTCTTGCGGATCGCATCACCATGTACTTTGTCCCGGTGGTCATCTCCCTTGCGGTGTTGTCAGGGGTCCTTTGGCTTGCCATGGAAGGCCCGATGGAATTCATTCGGGGGTTTGTACTCTCCTCATTAGGGCTTAATATCACCCGCACCGCTTGGCCCTGGTTATACGCCTCCATGGCCACCCTTGTGATTGCATGCCCATGTGCGTTAGGGCTTGCAACCCCCATGGCCCTTGCGGTGGCGGCGGGGGAGGCGTCCTCATGCGGGGTTCTGATAAGGGACGGGGAGGCTTTCCAAGAGTTGAAGTCGGTAGGGGCGGTGGTTTTGGACAAGACCGGAACCTTGACTATGGGACGTCCTGCGGTGGTTAGATGTCATCTGCCCGATTGGGCGCTGGGTTCCCTGTTGTCCATTGAATCATCGTCTTCGCATCCTATAGCCAAGGCCGTGGTGGCTCATATATCTTCCAGCTTCGCGGTTGAGAGGGTTGAGGTGGATGATCTAAGGGAGGTTCCTGGCGAAGGGATATTCGGGGTCATAGCGGGGGAGGACTGGTTTGTAGGTAGGCCTTCAGATTCAAAATGGACCAGCTGGGCTCAGGATGGATTGACCGTGGTGGAAGTGCGGAAGGGCGGGGAGGTTTTGGGGGCCCTGGGCCTTAGGGATCCCCTGAGGGAGGACAGTTTGGAGGCCCTCAGGGCCCTTAAGGAAAGGGGTGTTGAGGTGATCATGGCCACCGGTGACTCCGAAGAGGTGGCCATGCGGGTTGCGAAGGAGACGGGCATCGGCAGCTGGCGAGGCAGGATGAAGCCGGAGGACAAGTTGGCGCTCGTACATTCCCTGCAGAGCAAAGGGCTCAAGGTGGCCATGGTTGGGGATGGCATAAATGATGCGGCATCCCTTAAGGGGGCTAACGTGGGTATCGCCATGGGAAGTGGGTTGGATTTGGCCATAGACAGCGCTGACTTGGTCTTGGTGAGGCCCGGCCTTTCCGGAGTGGTAAGGGCCTTTGACATCTCAAGGGGTCTTTCGAGGGTGATAGCCCAAAACCTGGCGGGGGCGTTCGGGTACAACCTGGTTTTCATCCCCCTTGCCATGTTGGGCGTAATGCATCCAATGTTGGCGGAACTTGCCATGCTTTGCAGCTCCATCACCGTTATAATCAACTCGCTTAGGATAAGGTCCAGGGAATGA
- a CDS encoding acyl-CoA thioesterase codes for MSLPFQAVQVRVRYSETDQMGIAYHANYLVWFEVARGAFCEALGISYREWEGRGILLPAVEARCRYKRPARYDDVITVECRLKDLSPHSVTFSYRVLLDQVLLAEGTTKHGICDRAGRLMTGDNPFYLWLKERINVSGG; via the coding sequence ATGTCCCTGCCGTTTCAGGCTGTGCAGGTCCGGGTCCGCTACAGCGAGACCGACCAGATGGGGATAGCGTATCACGCCAATTATCTGGTGTGGTTCGAGGTTGCAAGGGGGGCCTTTTGTGAGGCCTTAGGGATCTCGTACAGGGAGTGGGAGGGGAGGGGGATACTCCTTCCTGCGGTGGAGGCCCGCTGCAGGTATAAAAGACCCGCCCGCTACGATGATGTAATAACCGTGGAGTGCCGTCTGAAGGACCTGTCCCCTCACAGCGTGACCTTTTCATACCGCGTTTTGCTAGACCAAGTGTTACTTGCGGAGGGGACCACAAAGCACGGCATATGCGACAGGGCCGGACGTTTGATGACTGGAGACAACCCTTTTTATCTCTGGCTTAAGGAGAGGATAAACGTGTCAGGGGGGTAG
- a CDS encoding CoA-binding protein has protein sequence MSSKMESVISSARRVAIVGASAKEDRMSNRVHKYLKSKGFEVYPVNPSIKGEKVNGDVCLGDVSALPEDVDVVALFLSPANQREVIESLGRTKGRPAVFFQPGAENPEGEEALRTLGFEVFEGCVMAVHRSLSGGTL, from the coding sequence ATGTCTTCAAAAATGGAATCGGTGATCTCGTCCGCCCGAAGGGTGGCTATAGTTGGTGCCTCCGCGAAGGAAGACAGGATGTCAAATCGGGTGCATAAGTATCTAAAGTCCAAAGGGTTTGAGGTATACCCAGTGAACCCATCCATAAAGGGTGAAAAGGTAAACGGGGACGTATGCCTCGGCGATGTATCGGCGCTGCCGGAGGACGTGGATGTGGTGGCCTTGTTCCTGTCCCCCGCTAATCAGCGGGAAGTGATCGAATCGTTGGGGCGAACGAAGGGCAGGCCTGCGGTCTTCTTCCAGCCCGGAGCGGAGAACCCGGAGGGGGAGGAAGCGCTTAGAACCCTGGGGTTCGAGGTGTTTGAGGGGTGCGTTATGGCGGTCCACAGGTCCTTATCCGGAGGTACCCTTTGA
- a CDS encoding urocanate hydratase translates to MLSNQDIRQAMTVRLDEIPDEIPPFEPGIRRAPDRGFTLTEAQTVVALKNALRYIPEEYHEKLAPEFLNELMTRGRIYGYRFRPKGRIWGKPIDQYEGRCIEGKAFQVMIDNNLDFEVALYPYELVTYGETGQVCQNWMQYRLIMKYLQVMTQDQTLVIQSGHPLGLFKSHPEAPRVIITNGLMVGIYDNPRDWHLATQLGVANYGQMTAGGWMYIGPQGIVHGTFNTILNAGRLKLGIRDDEDLRGHLFISSGLGGMSGAQPKAAEIAGAVGIIAEVDYSRIKTRLDQGWVSKCSSNLDEVFAWAKEALSKREPLSIAYHGNIVDLLQYCVDNDVKVELLSDQTSCHAVYDGGYCPQGLTFEERTKLLKEDRTRFCELVDQSLRKHFELIKILTQRGAYFFDYGNSFLKAVFDAGVKEVSKNGVDDKDGFIFPSYVEDIMGPMLFDYGYGPFRWVCLSGRPEDLRKTDQAAMECIDPNRRGQDRDNWVWIRDAEKNKLVVGTQARILYQDAEGRVRIALRFNEMVRKGEVGPIMLGRDHHDVSGTDSPFRETANIKDGSNMMAEMATHCFAGNAARGMSLIALHNGGGVGIGKSINGGFGLVLDGSHRVDEIIKSALSWDVMGGVARRAWARNRNAIEVSMEYNLKSDGRDHITLPYVPRDGLVEELVSRAFSGK, encoded by the coding sequence ATGCTGTCGAATCAGGACATAAGGCAGGCCATGACGGTCAGGTTGGACGAGATCCCGGACGAGATACCCCCCTTTGAGCCCGGTATAAGGAGGGCCCCGGACAGGGGGTTCACCCTAACGGAGGCTCAGACGGTGGTGGCTTTGAAGAACGCCCTCCGCTACATCCCCGAGGAGTACCATGAGAAGCTGGCCCCGGAGTTCCTAAACGAGCTCATGACCCGGGGACGCATATATGGCTACAGGTTCCGTCCTAAGGGGAGGATATGGGGTAAGCCCATAGATCAGTACGAGGGGCGCTGCATAGAGGGCAAGGCGTTCCAGGTGATGATAGATAACAACCTGGATTTTGAGGTGGCCCTGTATCCCTACGAGCTTGTGACCTACGGCGAGACCGGCCAGGTTTGCCAGAACTGGATGCAGTACCGCCTTATAATGAAGTACCTGCAGGTGATGACCCAGGATCAGACCCTGGTCATTCAGTCTGGGCATCCACTTGGTCTCTTTAAGTCCCATCCGGAGGCCCCGAGGGTGATAATCACCAACGGCCTGATGGTGGGGATATATGACAACCCCAGAGACTGGCACCTGGCGACCCAGCTGGGGGTGGCCAACTACGGCCAAATGACCGCAGGGGGGTGGATGTACATAGGGCCCCAGGGGATAGTGCACGGCACCTTCAACACCATCCTCAACGCCGGGAGGCTCAAGCTGGGTATAAGGGATGATGAGGACCTGAGGGGCCATCTCTTCATATCCTCGGGGCTTGGCGGCATGAGCGGGGCCCAGCCAAAGGCGGCGGAGATAGCTGGAGCGGTGGGCATAATAGCGGAGGTGGACTACAGCAGGATAAAGACCCGGTTGGATCAGGGCTGGGTGAGCAAGTGTTCCTCCAACCTGGACGAGGTCTTCGCCTGGGCCAAGGAGGCGTTGTCCAAGCGGGAGCCCTTGTCCATCGCATATCACGGCAACATCGTGGATCTCCTCCAGTACTGCGTAGACAACGACGTCAAGGTTGAGCTGCTGTCCGATCAGACTTCCTGCCATGCGGTGTACGACGGCGGTTACTGTCCCCAGGGGCTGACCTTTGAGGAGAGGACGAAGCTTCTAAAGGAGGACAGAACCCGTTTCTGCGAGCTGGTTGATCAGAGCCTCAGGAAGCACTTTGAGCTCATAAAGATACTCACCCAGCGGGGAGCCTACTTCTTTGATTACGGCAACTCCTTCCTCAAGGCGGTCTTCGATGCGGGGGTCAAGGAGGTCTCTAAGAACGGGGTGGATGACAAGGATGGGTTCATCTTCCCATCCTACGTGGAGGACATAATGGGCCCCATGCTCTTTGACTATGGCTACGGTCCGTTCCGTTGGGTGTGCCTATCCGGGCGCCCGGAGGATCTCCGGAAGACCGACCAGGCCGCAATGGAGTGCATAGACCCGAACCGTCGGGGCCAGGACAGGGATAACTGGGTTTGGATAAGGGATGCGGAGAAGAACAAGCTGGTGGTTGGTACCCAGGCCAGGATCCTCTATCAGGACGCAGAGGGCCGGGTGAGGATAGCTTTGCGGTTCAACGAGATGGTCCGCAAGGGTGAGGTGGGGCCCATAATGCTTGGCCGGGATCACCATGACGTTTCCGGCACTGACAGCCCCTTCCGGGAGACCGCCAACATAAAGGACGGCAGCAACATGATGGCGGAGATGGCCACCCACTGCTTCGCCGGCAATGCCGCGAGGGGCATGAGCTTGATAGCCCTTCACAACGGCGGAGGGGTTGGCATAGGGAAGTCCATAAACGGTGGCTTTGGTCTAGTGTTGGATGGATCCCATCGGGTGGACGAGATAATAAAGTCCGCGCTGTCCTGGGACGTTATGGGTGGCGTGGCCAGGAGGGCGTGGGCCAGGAACAGGAACGCCATTGAGGTGTCCATGGAGTATAACCTGAAGTCCGACGGCAGGGATCACATAACCTTGCCCTACGTCCCAAGAGATGGCCTTGTGGAGGAGCTGGTGAGCAGGGCATTCTCCGGCAAGTGA
- the typA gene encoding translational GTPase TypA: protein MKSHERIRNVAIIAHIDHGKTTLIDSIFKAARTFRENARLSERIMDSNDLERERGITIKAKHCTVTWGDYTINIVDTPGHADFSGEVERVLSLVDSALLLVDAVEGPMPQTRYVLSRALKMGLRPIVIVNKVDRPHGDPSGALNKTFDLFVELGASDEQCDFPILYGSGLNGWVVKDLDSPREGMDDLFDTVIRFVPPPKVDPDGDFLMQVCTLAWSDYLGQIGCGKILSGTLKRSKKLNQVRVAWTDRQNGSFHTIWSGETSCEHLFVTQGLERVEVEEAHAGDIVWFSGPDEIALGDTFMDPTSQLSPLPPLDVEEPTVSMFFLVNNGPFAGKEGQAVTLRQLKARLERESKTDVALKVEDVGRHDGLKVSGRGELHLAILIEEMRREGMEFCVSRPEVITSRDENGDVQEPVEELTIDVPEEFQGTVIQKLALRKGELVSMENHGTGTIRLNYVIPTRGLIGYRGEFLTDTKGLGTMSSRVIGHAPWAGEISGRSRGSMVSVDDGQATSYALENLQVRGTLFISPGEEVYCGMVVGEHSRGNDLPCNPAKRKQLTNHRSATKDATVILDAPKRLTVEGALEWIADDELVEITPSSIRIRKAILDPNERKKAAKGA, encoded by the coding sequence ATGAAGTCCCACGAAAGAATAAGAAACGTGGCCATAATAGCCCATATAGACCACGGTAAGACCACGTTGATAGACTCCATCTTCAAGGCCGCAAGGACCTTCAGGGAAAACGCCAGGCTTTCAGAGAGGATAATGGACAGCAACGACCTGGAGAGGGAACGGGGCATAACCATAAAGGCGAAGCACTGCACCGTGACCTGGGGAGACTACACCATAAACATCGTGGACACCCCGGGACACGCGGACTTCTCCGGCGAGGTAGAGCGGGTGCTATCCCTCGTGGACTCCGCGCTGCTGCTGGTGGATGCCGTTGAAGGCCCCATGCCCCAGACCAGGTACGTGCTCTCCCGAGCCCTGAAGATGGGGCTTCGTCCCATCGTAATAGTCAACAAAGTGGACCGCCCCCACGGAGACCCTTCTGGAGCCCTCAACAAGACCTTCGACCTCTTCGTAGAACTGGGGGCATCGGACGAACAGTGCGACTTCCCAATACTCTACGGGTCCGGCCTGAACGGATGGGTGGTTAAGGACCTGGACTCCCCAAGGGAGGGCATGGATGACCTCTTCGATACCGTAATCCGCTTCGTCCCACCCCCCAAAGTGGACCCCGACGGCGATTTCCTAATGCAGGTATGCACCCTCGCCTGGAGCGATTACCTTGGACAGATAGGATGCGGCAAGATACTAAGCGGCACCCTAAAACGCTCCAAGAAGCTAAACCAGGTTAGGGTGGCCTGGACAGATCGGCAGAACGGTAGTTTCCACACCATATGGTCCGGGGAGACCTCCTGCGAGCATCTGTTCGTCACCCAGGGACTTGAACGAGTGGAGGTGGAAGAGGCCCACGCAGGAGACATCGTGTGGTTCTCCGGCCCGGACGAGATAGCCCTGGGGGACACCTTCATGGACCCCACATCCCAGCTGTCACCCCTGCCGCCCCTTGACGTGGAGGAACCCACCGTATCCATGTTCTTCCTGGTGAACAACGGCCCCTTCGCCGGCAAGGAAGGACAGGCGGTAACCCTGAGGCAGCTCAAGGCAAGGCTTGAACGGGAGAGCAAGACCGACGTGGCCCTAAAGGTGGAGGACGTGGGACGCCACGACGGCCTTAAAGTATCAGGCAGAGGAGAGCTTCATCTGGCCATCCTGATAGAGGAGATGCGCAGGGAGGGGATGGAGTTCTGCGTATCAAGGCCCGAAGTCATAACCTCCAGGGATGAGAACGGGGACGTACAGGAGCCGGTTGAAGAGCTCACCATAGACGTGCCGGAGGAGTTCCAAGGAACGGTGATCCAGAAGCTGGCGCTTCGCAAAGGTGAGTTGGTCTCAATGGAAAACCATGGGACCGGTACCATAAGGCTCAACTATGTGATCCCCACAAGGGGCCTCATCGGCTACAGGGGGGAGTTCCTCACCGACACCAAAGGCCTTGGCACCATGTCCAGCCGGGTCATCGGGCACGCCCCATGGGCGGGCGAGATATCCGGCCGTTCCAGGGGATCCATGGTAAGCGTGGACGACGGCCAGGCCACATCCTACGCCCTGGAAAACCTTCAGGTCCGAGGCACCCTCTTCATATCCCCAGGTGAAGAGGTCTACTGCGGCATGGTGGTGGGCGAACACTCCAGGGGTAACGACCTGCCCTGCAACCCTGCCAAGAGGAAGCAGCTAACCAACCACCGATCCGCCACAAAGGACGCCACGGTAATACTCGACGCCCCCAAACGCCTCACTGTGGAAGGGGCGCTGGAATGGATCGCCGACGACGAGCTGGTGGAGATAACCCCCTCATCAATAAGGATAAGAAAGGCCATACTGGACCCCAACGAGAGGAAGAAGGCCGCTAAGGGGGCATGA
- a CDS encoding glycoside hydrolase family 26 protein: protein MLLTLLSTGSIALEALKVLPPERGIYLSGHPYSGPYDDILMEDELDRFISMTGRGIVWMYLSWNWDGRSKFPSEQCKALWERGIVPMVGVMPWSERVQNRPERRMTLGRILAGVYDAQIAEAANSVRSLGFPVMITFGPEADGGWFPWSGRFNGGSVTDRYGDPRVPDGPERFKDAFRRFVKIFEAQGAFNVTWVFHLAERPGPDAPWNRGIFYYPGDDVVDWMGVSLYGRLGTRPLRDMSGLLAYALRRLRDVSRSKPLAVLEWSVADGPDINKPRWMEEAFRAFMAAREQGLRAVAWWDKGFKPDGSPSGLDLGSSPPSLEVYRRWARLDDFVTVPRFGPSVEIPVQMGQ from the coding sequence ATGCTCCTTACCCTTCTGTCCACTGGGTCCATCGCTCTGGAAGCGCTCAAGGTTCTTCCCCCGGAGAGGGGGATTTACCTATCTGGCCACCCCTATTCCGGCCCTTATGATGACATCCTTATGGAGGATGAGCTGGACCGGTTCATATCTATGACCGGCAGGGGCATCGTGTGGATGTACCTGAGCTGGAACTGGGACGGGAGGTCTAAGTTCCCTTCTGAGCAGTGCAAGGCCCTTTGGGAAAGGGGAATAGTTCCCATGGTTGGGGTAATGCCCTGGTCTGAGAGGGTGCAGAACAGGCCGGAGAGGAGGATGACCCTCGGCAGGATCCTCGCGGGGGTTTATGATGCCCAGATAGCCGAGGCGGCCAACAGCGTCCGGTCCTTGGGGTTCCCGGTGATGATAACCTTTGGTCCCGAGGCGGATGGTGGTTGGTTCCCATGGTCTGGCCGGTTCAACGGCGGTTCCGTGACCGATCGGTATGGGGATCCCAGGGTGCCCGACGGGCCCGAGCGGTTTAAAGACGCCTTCAGGCGTTTCGTCAAGATATTTGAAGCCCAGGGGGCGTTTAACGTCACATGGGTCTTTCACCTGGCGGAGCGCCCTGGGCCGGATGCACCGTGGAACCGTGGGATTTTTTACTACCCCGGGGATGACGTGGTTGACTGGATGGGGGTTAGCCTCTACGGAAGGTTGGGCACAAGACCCCTTAGGGACATGAGCGGTCTTCTAGCCTACGCCCTCCGCAGGCTCCGGGATGTATCCCGGTCGAAGCCCCTGGCGGTTTTGGAGTGGTCCGTGGCGGATGGGCCGGATATTAATAAGCCCCGCTGGATGGAGGAGGCGTTCAGGGCTTTCATGGCGGCGAGGGAACAGGGGTTGAGAGCGGTGGCTTGGTGGGACAAGGGTTTCAAGCCCGACGGATCCCCTTCTGGACTGGACCTTGGTTCGTCTCCTCCTTCTCTGGAGGTTTACCGCCGGTGGGCCCGGTTGGATGACTTCGTTACCGTTCCTAGGTTTGGCCCGTCCGTGGAGATCCCCGTCCAAATGGGCCAGTGA
- a CDS encoding DedA family protein, producing MGYPGVVALMFLESSFFPFPSEVVVPPAGYLASLGRMNLWAVIASGILGSLLGAWFNYWVAVKFGRPFFEKYGRYFGVTPSSLDKAERFFARHGHVSTFTGRLLPVIRQYVSLPAGVSRMSLWSFSLYTALGSGIWVVVLALAGYWFGSNQDMVHRVVTKASFGLIAFVTLIVVGYVVFMLKKRNGERIS from the coding sequence ATGGGCTACCCCGGCGTGGTGGCGCTGATGTTTTTGGAGTCCTCGTTTTTCCCCTTCCCGAGCGAGGTGGTGGTTCCCCCGGCGGGGTATCTGGCGAGCCTTGGAAGGATGAACCTGTGGGCGGTTATAGCCTCTGGGATATTGGGCAGTCTCTTGGGGGCTTGGTTTAACTATTGGGTGGCGGTCAAGTTCGGGCGTCCCTTCTTTGAGAAGTACGGGCGCTACTTTGGGGTTACTCCTTCGTCCTTGGACAAGGCGGAGAGGTTCTTCGCCCGACACGGTCACGTGAGCACCTTTACCGGCAGGCTTTTGCCAGTGATAAGGCAGTATGTATCCCTGCCTGCCGGTGTATCCAGGATGTCCCTCTGGTCCTTTTCTTTGTATACCGCACTGGGTTCCGGCATATGGGTGGTGGTCCTTGCGTTGGCGGGGTACTGGTTCGGCAGCAACCAGGACATGGTGCACCGGGTGGTGACCAAGGCATCCTTTGGGCTCATCGCCTTCGTGACCCTCATAGTGGTGGGTTACGTGGTGTTCATGCTTAAGAAGAGGAATGGGGAGAGGATATCCTGA
- a CDS encoding acylphosphatase, which yields MFLCRVREVLLFMGSQGASSSIGRVVARRVMVSGHVQGVGFRRFVQMKAMGMGLRGFVRNVGLQSVEALLVGEPRAVEEMCQVIAHGHPWARVDRFECWDVPAEQAGPWEGFRVLPTVEEVD from the coding sequence ATGTTCCTATGCCGTGTCCGGGAGGTGTTGCTCTTCATGGGCTCCCAGGGTGCTTCGAGTTCTATCGGCAGAGTCGTGGCCCGCAGGGTTATGGTGAGCGGTCACGTCCAGGGGGTTGGTTTTAGGCGTTTCGTCCAGATGAAGGCGATGGGGATGGGCTTAAGGGGTTTTGTTAGAAACGTGGGGCTTCAATCCGTTGAGGCCCTTTTGGTGGGGGAGCCTAGGGCGGTAGAAGAGATGTGCCAGGTGATAGCCCATGGTCACCCGTGGGCTCGGGTGGATCGGTTTGAGTGTTGGGACGTACCGGCCGAGCAGGCGGGACCTTGGGAGGGCTTTAGGGTCCTCCCTACCGTTGAGGAGGTAGATTAA